Proteins from a genomic interval of Nematostella vectensis chromosome 12, jaNemVect1.1, whole genome shotgun sequence:
- the LOC5516943 gene encoding coiled-coil domain-containing protein 166: MPPKKKGKGKKKKQGDAKESGDEEEGKKKDEPTEKEEELRKELETLSDKLSSLKREVEELRQENEWLQEESQQTRLESHEYMSYMSKKTQKRQTTIISLSDRNQKELQDITDQKEQLLLDYNQKKEALKQLMLEKEAELAMANGELEDLEEYQVLQKDQEVEIARLEEEVQTMRRKHSEAIQKLKAQFLREKRGYQKESDSKIQEMAKQATQEAKHCLDDHTQKIKEENKVLRHELLMLIRRTRALHEHREELQAQHKALLREVQYGRDLKKLSGTRQNRLYKSFGLHMNAEREQESAEKGKGGQVQLQP; encoded by the exons ATGCCACCtaaaaagaaaggaaaggggaaaaagaaaaagcaagGCGATGCAAAAGAGTCTGGAGACGAGGAAGAAGGTAAAAAGAAAGACGAACCAACAGAGAAAGAGGAGGAATTGCGCAAAGA aTTGGAAACATTGTCAGACAAACTGAGTAGTCTCAAAAGGGAGGTAGAGGAACT GCGCCAAGAGAATGAGTGGCTACAAGAAGAATCCCAACAGACCAGATTGGAAAGT CATGAGTATATGTCCTACATGTCAAAGAAAACCCAGAAGCGTCAGACAACCATCATATCCCTGAGTGACAGGAACCAGAAGGAACTCCAAGACATTACGGACCAAAAAGAACAGCTTCTTCTGGATTATAATCAGAAGAAAGAAG CTCTGAAGCAGCTAATGTTGGAAAAGGAAGCTGAGCTTGCCATGGCAAATGGTGAACTAGAAGACCTGGAAGAGTATCAGGTACTCCAGAAGGACCAGGAAGTAGAGATAGCTCGCCTTGAAGAAGAGGTACAAACCATGCGACGGAAACACTCAGAAGCCATCCAAAAGCTGAAGGCACAGTTCTTGCGAGAGAAGCGTGGATACCAGAAAGAGTCAGATTCCAAGATCCAGGAAATGGCAAAACAAGCCACACAG GAGGCAAAACACTGCTTGGATGATCACACGCAGAAGatcaaagaagaaaataaggTGCTTAGACATGAACTGTTGATGCTCATAAGGCGGACACGAGCCCTGCATGAACATCGCGAAGAGCTGCAGGCCCAACACAAGGCCCTACTACGGGAGGTTCAGTATGGGAGGGACTTGAAGAAACTGAGTGGAACCAGACAAAACCGGCTGTACAAATCTTTTGGGTTGCACATGAATGCTGAAAGAGAGCAGGAGAGTGCAGAGAAGGGTAAAGGAGGGCAGGTTCAGCTCCAGCCGTGA
- the LOC5516894 gene encoding activating transcription factor 7-interacting protein 1, whose protein sequence is MEASVQGNVLDSEVVPAKRRKIDEVNNYKEDSSDAREDSGNDEKTPTQLGPLKIKPIVLERLRRITSKTTGKGTAEQSTGNDAEKQKCENSAVISNGSTDDVTKSEDVSKSNDVITSSTGSSPAHSPKPEDLTMLSTPPKSRQPDDESINKTMALEKVSAKLLARFDAPSSTGSPVFAEISTSDGGLERSDSEMRENEAGDEKTSVEPRSDGVSTSSQDTAGLSESNGGRTTVPQPGTDSSRIETESRRAPLNFNSDEFKILLRQMIDEKFRQIESAYQSKDPEGELRRRLLRLEDENTELHEYAIKLEKAVKLLLHNQKSKADKASKHVQTEVLKSPRTVSVSQPPQHPASLPLHLAATSTESTTRLTSTTSSIPGHSVNPAPLPQQVPYTPPPQIRTTPSQLLTPPTQYQPTAVQVARPPPPQYPGQIRTGVALPNSGAPGSSVARPQNPGQMSTMVVVRPPQQNVVYVNSSQVQVQPQQNFQVQSAEGQPRFMVGSHAATIATGRPPVPAQQLAQHQQQPAGVLITSRPTAAAPQHHQPQPANQVTGIPAQQRLPQPTGNPVTGRPHQAVQQPLPQQLPPQYRPPAIVTAAVARPPQVQGPPTQQVVPGSSPPVRHQAEFLQTQTRLSMQTPDGTTQGPPSGAPVPQQKDPPPRPSVSIAVVSNGIVLSWNMQLAPNHARITRYQLYALQDLGPNGQQAQWKKIGVVNALPLPMACTLTQFMSGNKYHFAVRATDEFGRTGLFSEPCTVTLK, encoded by the exons ATGGAAG CTTCAGTACAAGGGAATGTTCTAGATTCTGAAGTTGTACCAGCCAAACGAAG aaaaatcGATGAAGTCAACAATTACAAGG AGGATTCTAGCGATGCTAGAGAAGATAGTGGCAATGACGAGAAAACCCCGACTCAACTTGGTCCCCTAAAGATCAAGCCGATTGTGTTGGAGCGTCTTCGAAGAATAACTTCCAAAACAACCGGCAAAGGCACCGCCGAACAGAGCACTGGAAATGACGCAGAAAAACAAAAGTGTGAAAACAGCGCCGTTATCTCAAATGGAAGTACCGATGACGTTACAAAATCTGAAGACGTATCAAAAAGCAATGATGTCATTACATCGTCTACCGGCTCTTCCCCAGCCCATTCCCCGAAACCCGAGGACTTGACGATGCTTTCCACGCCGCCGAAGTCCCGTCAACCCGACGATGAATCGATTAACAAGACCATGGCGTTAGAGAAAGTGTCGGCCAAACTTTTGGCAAGGTTTGATGCACCATcatccacaggtagcccggtATTCGCTGAAATTTCAACTTCTGATGGCGGGCTGGAGAGAAGCGACTCAGAGATGCGTGAGAACGAGGCTGGTGACGAAAAGACTTCCGTCGAGCCTCGCTCCGATGGTGTGAGTACAAGCAGTCAAGATACCGCTGGTCTGTCTGAGTCTAATGGCGGGCGCACCACGGTCCCGCAACCTGGTACTGACTCCAGTCGGATTGAGACGGAAAGTCGTCGAGCACCGCTAAACTTCAACTCAGACGAGTTCAAAATC CTCTTAAGGCAGATGATAGACGAGAAGTTCCGTCAGATTGAGAGCGCTTACCAGAGCAAGGACCCCGAGGGTGAGCTGCGGAGGCGTCTACTACGACTAGAAGACGAAAACACAGAGCTGCACGAGTATGCAATCAAGCTGGAAAAGGCCGTCAAGCTTCTTCTCCACAACCAGAAGAGCAAGGCCGACAAGGCGTCAAAGCACGTCCAGACGGAGGTTCTG aaatcTCCAAGGACAGTATCAGTTTCCCAGCCCCCTCAACACCCTGCATCTTTGCCATTACATCTGGCTGCTACGTCGACCGAATCAACCACACGGCTAACATCCACTACTTCAAGCATCCCAGGGCACTCGGTAAACCCTGCGCCCCTACCCCAGCAAGTACcctacacccctcccccacagatACGGACCACGCCCTCCCAGCTCTTAACCCCTCCAACACAGTACCAACCAACTGCTGTCCAAGTGGCGAGACCACCCCCTCCGCAGTACCCTGGACAAATTCGTACAGGCGTGGCGCTGCCAAACAGTGGGGCACCAGGAAGTTCAGTTGCCAGACCACAGAATCCTGGACAGATGAGTACCATGGTGGTGGTACGCCCGCCTCAGCAGAACGTGGTGTATGTAAACAGCTCTCAGGTGCAGGTACAACCGCAACAGAACTTCCAAGTCCAGTCAGCCGAAGGGCAGCCACGGTTTATGGTGGGAAGCCACGCAGCTACTATAGCCACAGGGAGACCACCTGTTCCTGCTCAACAACTGGCACAGCATCAGCAACAGCCGGCTGGGGTCCTGATCACCAGCCGACCCACGGCTGCTGCACCAcaacaccatcagccacaGCCGGCGAATCAGGTCACAGGAATACCTGCTCAGCAACGATTACCACAACCAACAGGCAACCCCGTCACTGGCAGACCCCATCAAGCCGTCCAACAACCTCTACCACAACAGCTCCCACCCCAGTATCGGCCTCCCGCCATAGTAACAGCAGCAGTAGCACGCCCTCCTCAAGTCCAGGGCCCCCCTACCCAGCAGGTTGTCCCCGGGTCTTCTCCTCCCGTGCGGCATCAGGCAGAGTTCTTACAAACCCAGACACGCTTATCCATGCAAACACCAGATGGGACTACCCAGGGTCCCCCTTCAGGTGCACCTGTACCCCAGCAAAAGGACCCCCCACCACGCCCTTCCGTGTCCATAGCTGTGGTGTCTAACGGGATAGTCCTGTCGTGGAACATGCAGTTGGCACCTAACCACGCCCGCATTACAAGATACCAGCTGTATGCCCTCCAGGACCTTGGACCCAATGGTCAACAAGCCCAGTGGAAGAAGATAGGCGTGGTCAACGCCCTGCCGCTCCCCATGGCTTGCACCCTGACGCAGTTCATGTCCGGGAACAAATATCATTTCGCTGTCCGGGCCACGGACGAGTTCGGACGTACTGGGCTATTCAGTGAGCCATGTACTGTGACCCTCAAGTAG